In Acidobacteriota bacterium, the following are encoded in one genomic region:
- the pssA gene encoding CDP-diacylglycerol--serine O-phosphatidyltransferase, whose amino-acid sequence MVTRPPDTMPDRHQDAVQNRRLRQRFRKGVFVIPSLLTTANIFCGFYSVMESLAGARFLALVGLSNGSEHLGPAAIAAATEHFDRAAITIGFAALFDLLDGRVARMTNATSEFGLELDSIADVVSFGIAPAVLAFAWGYGEVPDLHNVGWAASFLFVICGALRLARFNVQARRPHTNLPPKNPKVDKKAFVGMPIPVGATMIASITHFLPRPLGFVGETHLWSLTIGPHTYSTALLVLVVCLAFLMISTLRYSSLKNIGVGNRNPRILIIGLALVVMLIWFYSRYVLLILATVYASHGVIAKLWSLVKPRRASEPRDLEIGGQKLEDSR is encoded by the coding sequence ATGGTCACCAGGCCACCCGACACAATGCCGGACAGGCATCAGGATGCCGTTCAGAATCGCCGCTTGCGGCAGCGGTTTCGCAAAGGCGTGTTCGTAATCCCGAGCCTGCTCACGACCGCCAACATCTTCTGTGGCTTCTACTCCGTAATGGAATCCCTCGCCGGGGCCAGATTTCTTGCGCTGGTAGGGCTGAGCAACGGTTCCGAGCACCTGGGTCCCGCCGCAATCGCCGCAGCCACCGAGCACTTCGACCGCGCTGCTATCACGATCGGTTTCGCCGCTTTGTTCGATCTGCTTGACGGCCGGGTTGCGCGGATGACCAACGCTACATCCGAGTTCGGCCTCGAGCTTGATTCAATCGCCGACGTGGTTTCATTCGGCATCGCGCCGGCGGTGCTCGCATTCGCATGGGGATACGGCGAAGTGCCAGACCTGCACAACGTCGGTTGGGCGGCATCGTTCCTGTTCGTAATCTGCGGCGCGCTCAGGCTGGCGCGGTTCAACGTGCAGGCTCGTCGTCCACATACAAACCTCCCGCCTAAGAACCCCAAGGTGGACAAGAAGGCTTTCGTGGGAATGCCGATACCGGTTGGCGCGACGATGATCGCTTCGATTACCCACTTCTTACCGAGACCCCTCGGCTTTGTTGGAGAGACCCACTTGTGGTCGCTCACAATAGGCCCGCACACATACTCGACCGCGCTGCTGGTGTTGGTGGTGTGTCTGGCTTTTCTGATGATCTCAACGTTGCGTTATTCGAGCTTGAAGAATATCGGCGTCGGCAACCGCAATCCCAGGATCTTGATAATCGGGCTGGCGCTGGTGGTGATGTTGATCTGGTTTTATTCGCGGTACGTCTTGCTGATACTCGCGACTGTCTACGCTTCGCATGGCGTCATCGCGAAGCTGTGGTCGCTTGTGAAACCTCGGCGAGCCTCCGAACCTCGCGATCTCGAGATTGGCGGTCAAAAGCTGGAAGACTCGCGTTAA